A section of the Rhodospirillaceae bacterium genome encodes:
- a CDS encoding NAD-glutamate dehydrogenase has protein sequence MERRLIETGRSWKARLRDILVEKFGGEKAPRMMRRFVEAFPASYREHFDPQTAASDIGLIERSLSARVLTLHLYRPAGTDANQIHLKIYSPSQQVSLSDALPVLENMGLRVISEMSYVVEPHGAGSKLWIS, from the coding sequence GTGGAGCGCCGCCTGATAGAGACGGGAAGGTCCTGGAAAGCCAGGCTTCGGGATATATTAGTTGAAAAGTTCGGTGGCGAAAAAGCGCCACGGATGATGCGGCGTTTTGTTGAAGCATTTCCGGCCAGTTACCGCGAACATTTTGATCCACAAACGGCCGCTTCGGATATTGGGTTGATTGAACGAAGCTTGTCGGCGCGCGTCTTGACGCTTCATCTTTATCGCCCGGCGGGTACGGATGCCAACCAAATCCATTTAAAAATTTACAGCCCCTCCCAACAAGTTAGTCTTTCGGATGCCTTGCCGGTTTTGGAGAATATGGGCCTGCGCGTGATCAGTGAAATGTCTTATGTGGTTGAACCGCATGGCGCTGGCAGCAAATTGTGGATCTCATGA
- a CDS encoding NAD-glutamate dehydrogenase yields the protein MAKACFFSTVHRHALTEVVIGKLSAHGKVEGCYLLVGLLTAQAYLSSLKDVPIVRKKLAKSLNALLSLFLAITPNRSAIFWKHIRAMRVFQVDEKAYL from the coding sequence TTGGCTAAGGCATGCTTCTTTTCAACTGTCCATCGCCATGCGTTGACGGAGGTGGTTATCGGTAAATTATCAGCCCATGGGAAAGTGGAAGGTTGTTACCTGTTGGTGGGGTTATTAACCGCCCAAGCGTACCTTAGCAGCTTGAAAGATGTGCCGATTGTAAGAAAGAAGCTGGCAAAATCATTGAACGCGCTGCTTTCCCTGTTCCTGGCCATAACGCCAAATCGTTCCGCCATATTTTGGAAACATATCCGCGCGATGAGAGTATTCCAAGTGGATGAAAAAGCATATTTATGA